The following are from one region of the Paenibacillus sp. JZ16 genome:
- a CDS encoding carbohydrate ABC transporter permease, with product MKRFNQYKYPYMFIAPALVLLLTFSIIPIIIALVISFTDIDLAGLANYSNIEGVGFDNFMNVFKDPVFLKSMFNTMFYVIIGVPFVVMLAMGAALLLNYGTGWLFKTFRVVYYMPSITNIVAVAVVWGYLYNSHYGLFNHMLSWFGIPAQQWLNDPTLAKLSLILLAVWKSIGLNMIIFLAALQGIPRSYYEAAEIDGASKWKKLLYITVPLLSFATFFVTITTLIGWIQFFEEPLVMTKGGPLNSTMSMALFIYNNGFQLSNFGYAAAGSFVLFIIIIAVTVVQFAVKRKDVEY from the coding sequence ATCAAGCGCTTTAACCAATATAAGTATCCTTATATGTTTATTGCGCCCGCACTGGTGCTGCTTCTGACGTTCTCAATCATTCCGATCATCATTGCGCTTGTCATCAGCTTCACGGATATTGACCTCGCTGGTCTCGCTAATTATTCAAACATTGAAGGCGTTGGCTTCGATAATTTTATGAATGTATTTAAAGATCCGGTTTTTCTGAAATCGATGTTTAACACCATGTTCTATGTTATTATCGGTGTTCCGTTTGTCGTTATGCTTGCCATGGGTGCTGCATTGCTGCTTAACTATGGCACGGGATGGTTGTTTAAGACATTCCGCGTTGTTTATTATATGCCTTCCATTACGAATATTGTGGCGGTCGCGGTTGTTTGGGGATACCTGTATAACAGCCATTACGGCCTCTTTAACCATATGTTATCCTGGTTTGGTATTCCGGCACAGCAATGGCTGAATGATCCTACACTTGCCAAGTTATCTCTTATTCTTCTGGCTGTATGGAAATCGATTGGCCTCAATATGATCATTTTTCTGGCTGCGCTGCAGGGCATTCCACGTTCCTATTATGAAGCGGCGGAGATCGATGGTGCGAGCAAATGGAAGAAACTGTTGTACATCACGGTCCCGCTCCTTAGCTTTGCTACCTTCTTTGTCACGATAACGACGCTGATCGGCTGGATTCAATTCTTCGAGGAGCCTCTGGTTATGACCAAGGGCGGACCGCTGAACTCCACGATGTCGATGGCCCTCTTTATTTATAACAATGGCTTCCAGCTTAGCAATTTTGGTTATGCGGCTGCAGG